The following proteins are co-located in the Pyrobaculum calidifontis JCM 11548 genome:
- a CDS encoding cytochrome c family protein: MLTTRLATPPSKGLPWISLLIVLSAVIIAVATAFSLLGLGAPPPAATAQPPQTATQTQQTQTSGPPAGGPSVSYNAELANKGLSYFKDVGCVACHSIKSLGVSGGNVGPDLSKALFSDTQWLGKFYRDNGLQNPASDPAKAAELLAKFLTQPPRDATTMTAQIAAYKSLYGDQWDKEYVPALVEMLKMAASK, translated from the coding sequence ATGCTAACAACTCGGCTGGCAACTCCTCCGTCCAAGGGGTTACCTTGGATCTCTCTGTTAATAGTACTAAGCGCGGTGATAATAGCCGTTGCCACCGCATTCTCACTACTAGGCCTTGGAGCACCTCCACCAGCCGCTACCGCACAGCCCCCGCAGACTGCTACTCAGACTCAGCAGACTCAGACATCGGGCCCGCCTGCGGGTGGGCCGTCTGTTTCTTACAACGCCGAGTTGGCCAACAAGGGCCTTTCCTATTTCAAGGATGTGGGGTGTGTGGCTTGTCACTCGATTAAGTCTCTTGGCGTGTCTGGGGGGAATGTGGGGCCGGACTTGAGTAAGGCCCTCTTCTCTGACACACAGTGGCTTGGGAAATTCTACCGGGACAACGGCCTTCAAAACCCCGCCTCAGACCCTGCCAAGGCTGCGGAGCTGTTGGCCAAATTCCTCACCCAGCCCCCACGAGACGCAACAACAATGACTGCGCAGATAGCCGCCTACAAGTCCCTCTACGGCGACCAATGGGACAAGGAATACGTCCCAGCCCTAGTAGAAATGCTGAAAATGGCCGCCTCGAAGTAA
- the narJ gene encoding nitrate reductase molybdenum cofactor assembly chaperone translates to MDPVQAIYITIARALDQPEKALEARRDVEELAHALGLEEVAQFFKEAEGIDVEDHRISLFELAPKCPPYAGYYALGEDSRERGWYMHQILTYYRAFGFDMDVRRELPDYLPAMLEFLAVSRNVDDLGRKLMRKDFYRRFIKPWLDKFVQCLEKQKSPYRHLAHALVKLLKEDFETTETT, encoded by the coding sequence GTGGACCCCGTACAAGCAATCTACATCACAATAGCGAGGGCCCTGGACCAGCCCGAGAAGGCGCTTGAGGCAAGGCGCGACGTGGAGGAACTGGCCCACGCCCTGGGGCTGGAGGAGGTGGCCCAGTTCTTCAAAGAGGCTGAGGGCATAGATGTGGAAGACCACCGCATATCTCTCTTCGAACTTGCGCCCAAGTGCCCCCCATACGCCGGGTATTACGCGCTTGGGGAAGACAGTAGGGAGAGGGGGTGGTACATGCACCAAATCCTGACCTATTACAGAGCCTTTGGCTTCGACATGGACGTGAGGCGGGAGCTCCCGGACTACCTCCCCGCCATGTTAGAATTCCTCGCCGTGTCAAGGAACGTGGACGACCTAGGCAGAAAGCTGATGAGGAAGGACTTCTACAGGAGGTTTATAAAGCCCTGGCTAGACAAGTTTGTCCAATGTCTAGAAAAACAAAAGAGCCCCTACAGACACCTGGCCCACGCCCTTGTAAAACTGTTAAAAGAAGATTTTGAGACTACTGAGACTACTTGA
- a CDS encoding cytochrome b, whose product MRALVKLWELILERFHLKEFLEHPVPRYSNINPLYWFGDVAAVSFFLLALTGFFLALLYTPSLDVRQIPASAIMKWDQLYGVEGGEVSATGSYLSVYKIVYLTPFGFILRQFHLWAAYLMIMAALVHFFAKFVLGAYKRRGGGALWFLGVLLGVLTINQAVLGYILPLHLDGILALMIGLNLFRYFDYLGIPVGGTIIALLGSNYPTNEVVKMVYVLHILIVPAVILILLGLKIQGILYGGVSPPPVKNEALRQKMVEDKEPFYPHRFALMVGQVFLQISFLLLLVAFFPQPLLEPWAPGQGVPTGVRPPWPVMWYYTYVKMIDPFISVGLPFLLVLFALVVPLLDRRGGVSVSERWVWILIAILYMAVIGYGTVLGFIVDIPKQITPFTRIVVPPDSAVPYVGTPTPVG is encoded by the coding sequence ATGAGGGCGCTGGTTAAGCTCTGGGAGTTGATCCTGGAGCGCTTCCACTTAAAGGAGTTCTTAGAACACCCGGTGCCCCGCTACTCCAACATAAACCCGCTCTACTGGTTCGGCGACGTAGCCGCTGTGAGCTTCTTCCTCCTGGCCCTCACCGGCTTCTTCCTAGCCCTCTTGTACACCCCCTCGCTCGATGTGCGGCAGATACCTGCCTCTGCCATAATGAAGTGGGATCAGCTCTACGGCGTAGAAGGCGGCGAAGTGAGCGCCACAGGGTCATATCTAAGCGTGTACAAGATTGTGTATCTCACCCCGTTCGGCTTTATCCTGCGGCAGTTCCACCTCTGGGCGGCTTACCTCATGATAATGGCGGCGCTTGTGCACTTCTTCGCAAAGTTTGTCCTAGGCGCGTATAAGAGGAGGGGAGGGGGCGCCTTGTGGTTCCTCGGCGTCTTGTTGGGTGTCCTCACCATAAACCAGGCGGTGCTGGGCTATATACTCCCGCTCCACCTCGACGGCATTTTGGCGCTCATGATTGGGCTTAACCTCTTCCGCTACTTCGACTACTTGGGCATCCCCGTGGGGGGTACCATAATTGCCCTACTGGGCTCTAACTATCCCACAAACGAGGTGGTCAAGATGGTATACGTCTTACACATCCTCATAGTGCCAGCGGTGATCTTGATCCTCTTGGGCTTGAAGATCCAGGGCATTTTATACGGCGGCGTGTCGCCTCCCCCAGTGAAAAACGAGGCGCTTAGGCAGAAGATGGTGGAGGACAAAGAGCCCTTCTACCCCCACAGATTTGCGCTTATGGTTGGCCAAGTGTTTCTACAGATATCATTCCTATTGTTGCTGGTGGCCTTCTTCCCCCAGCCGCTGCTGGAGCCCTGGGCGCCTGGCCAAGGAGTGCCGACGGGTGTGCGGCCGCCTTGGCCTGTCATGTGGTACTACACCTATGTGAAAATGATTGATCCCTTCATATCTGTGGGTCTCCCATTCCTATTGGTGCTCTTTGCGCTAGTTGTGCCTCTGCTCGACAGAAGGGGCGGCGTGTCGGTGTCTGAGCGGTGGGTTTGGATATTGATCGCCATATTGTACATGGCCGTGATTGGCTATGGCACAGTGCTGGGCTTCATAGTCGACATACCTAAGCAGATTACGCCGTTTACAAGGATTGTGGTGCCCCCTGACAGCGCTGTGCCATACGTAGGCACTCCTACCCCCGTTGGGTGA
- a CDS encoding QcrA and Rieske domain-containing protein, with product MVDENRRNTIKILIGTTAAVGAGMLATPLVASIIDGRAGYVKPETTGAVKVEICKDVNSCPKELGVPLDELRNGPVFKLIRVNSMAIPAVFGLIRATDGKEYPAAYVAICTHFGCPLNVMGGKYLTGFNCPCHGSVFTVCNKPEGCGNARFLEMYVSGGPAVRSLRSIVVAVKDGVVYPLVAHI from the coding sequence ATGGTCGACGAGAATAGACGGAACACTATAAAGATCCTCATTGGCACCACGGCAGCAGTGGGCGCGGGCATGTTGGCGACTCCCCTAGTCGCGTCAATTATTGATGGAAGGGCTGGATACGTAAAGCCGGAGACCACCGGCGCCGTAAAAGTGGAGATATGCAAAGATGTGAATTCTTGCCCGAAGGAGCTCGGCGTCCCCTTGGACGAGTTGCGCAACGGCCCCGTGTTTAAGCTGATACGCGTAAACAGCATGGCTATCCCAGCCGTCTTCGGATTAATCAGAGCAACAGACGGAAAAGAGTACCCAGCGGCCTACGTGGCAATTTGTACACACTTCGGCTGTCCTCTCAACGTCATGGGGGGTAAGTATCTCACAGGCTTTAATTGTCCATGTCACGGAAGCGTGTTCACCGTGTGCAACAAGCCGGAGGGGTGCGGCAACGCCAGATTTCTCGAAATGTACGTATCTGGCGGCCCAGCTGTTAGATCGCTTAGGTCTATCGTGGTGGCGGTGAAAGATGGAGTAGTGTATCCCCTCGTGGCGCACATATGA